From a region of the Carassius auratus strain Wakin chromosome 31, ASM336829v1, whole genome shotgun sequence genome:
- the LOC113051059 gene encoding uncharacterized protein LOC113051059: FHTYFKHQTQNVKDQSTTLAEQRVMYSKEIPDPVSQDGAISFTEEAVSILTSSSMLARSFLIHPRVLKHQESSETDSRITQRRKHESTPPEKKDEGYWYKRKKNNEAARRSREQRRISDKAVENKVLALLEDNARLKAELLALKFKFGLIKDPTNSQICSFGSHNQTFPAMRYSCPNSSSHTSFGHPLTKNYGFFMPGGSSIGSPELSDDAGGEHIRQSSYRAGEQPSGITAVHTNSLGWQANNMKGLPHKLRFKTACGIEDADAEVLLPGKNTTEGLWRPQTHTMPSAWPTAHQNNASIQRHTESHSTIRFQISALTEEVAQLRKLLSQHQLSKVN, translated from the coding sequence TTTCACACATACTTTAAGCACCAGACTCAAAACGTGAAGGACCAAAGCACCACACTGGCAGAACAGAGAGTGATGTACTCTAAAGAAATACCTGATCCAGTCAGTCAGGATGGAGCTATATCCTTCACAGAAGAAGCAGTGTCCATATTAACGTCCAGCAGCATGCTAGCCCGCTCTTTTCTTATCCATCCCAGAGTTCTAAAACACCAAGAAAGCTCTGAGACTGACAGCCGTATCACACAGCGTCGCAAACATGAGTCTACACCTCCCGAGAAAAAAGACGAAGGTTATTGGTACAAGCGCAAAAAGAACAACGAAGCTGCCAGGCGTTCGCGTGAGCAACGCCGCATCAGTGACAAGGCGGTAGAAAACAAAGTTCTGGCTCTTCTTGAAGACAATGCACGTCTGAAAGCTGAGCTACTGGCACTTAAGTTCAAATTCGGTTTGATCAAAGATCCCACCAACTCACAGATCTGCTCCTTCGGCTCACATAACCAAACATTTCCAGCAATGCGCTACAGCTGCCCCAATTCAAGCTCACACACTTCTTTTGGTCATCCGTTGACCAAAAACTATGGGTTCTTCATGCCTGGAGGGTCAAGCATTGGGAGCCCAGAGCTTTCAGATGATGCTGGAGGTGAACACATACGACAATCCTCTTACAGAGCTGGTGAACAGCCAAGCGGTATCACAGCAGTGCATACAAATTCATTAGGATGGCAAGCGAACAATATGAAAGGTCTTCCTCATAAACTGCGTTTCAAGACGGCATGTGGAATTGAAGATGCTGATGCTGAGGTCCTTCTTCCAGGGAAGAATACTACAGAGGGTTTATGGaggccacaaacacacacaatgccATCAGCTTGGCCAACAGCACATCAGAATAACGCTTCAATCCAGAGGCATACAGAAAGTCACAGCACTATTAGATTCCAGATTAGCGCTTTGACTGAAGAAGTGGCCCAACTCAGAAAACTGCTCTCCCAACATCAGCTCTCCAAAGTGAACTGA